A DNA window from Thermococcus sp. 4557 contains the following coding sequences:
- a CDS encoding DUF4870 domain-containing protein, translating into MEETPPEEPKKTSLGMDENIEGLLAYLLGALTGIIFLLLEKESDFVRFHAMQSTITFIGIWVLQIIFSVIPYIGGILAWLLGIIGFVLWILGMVKAYQGERYKFPIVGNLAEEWMGKVNV; encoded by the coding sequence ATGGAGGAGACTCCGCCTGAAGAACCCAAGAAGACGTCCCTTGGCATGGATGAGAACATCGAGGGGTTGCTTGCCTATCTTCTTGGTGCCCTGACAGGGATAATCTTCCTGCTACTCGAGAAGGAGAGCGATTTCGTCCGTTTCCACGCGATGCAGTCGACGATAACCTTTATAGGCATCTGGGTGCTCCAGATAATCTTCAGCGTGATACCATACATTGGGGGCATCCTCGCCTGGCTTCTGGGAATTATAGGCTTCGTCCTCTGGATTCTCGGCATGGTGAAAGCCTACCAGGGCGAACGCTACAAGTTCCCCATCGTCGGCAACCTGGCCGAGGAGTGGATGGGGAAGGTCAACGTCTGA
- a CDS encoding 7-cyano-7-deazaguanine synthase: protein MRDIESVVEETARFSEEHGLYEKRILVMFSGGKDSSLTLHILKEVGLEVSALTFFHRWSWRETLNWAMGFTKKLGVEHYIVDITDGLLREAAGRKGPICINCKKVMLWNAKWFALNNGFDVLAKGDNANDKIIGALLDQCEGDIRLCGLPKVGVPFFRPLIKYTAEEVEALADEAGIRPYRMYEHARRRQWREGCPLQYIDREEVVTKELMDLAFRVNYEVSKIARARKVRVSVRVPSFEIMCWDCDEGTLREVERVTSMFGGKEK from the coding sequence ATGAGAGACATCGAGAGCGTTGTTGAGGAGACGGCGAGATTCTCCGAGGAACACGGGCTGTATGAAAAACGCATACTCGTCATGTTCTCTGGCGGAAAGGACAGTTCACTGACCCTTCACATCCTCAAGGAGGTGGGTCTTGAGGTCTCCGCGCTGACCTTCTTCCACCGCTGGAGCTGGAGGGAAACGCTCAACTGGGCGATGGGATTCACCAAAAAACTCGGAGTTGAGCACTACATCGTTGATATCACCGACGGCCTTCTCCGCGAGGCGGCAGGAAGAAAGGGGCCGATATGCATCAACTGCAAGAAGGTCATGCTCTGGAACGCCAAATGGTTCGCCCTCAACAACGGCTTTGACGTCCTTGCCAAGGGAGACAACGCCAACGACAAGATAATAGGCGCCCTGCTCGACCAGTGCGAGGGGGACATAAGGCTCTGCGGGCTCCCGAAGGTGGGAGTGCCCTTTTTCAGGCCCCTCATAAAGTACACCGCAGAGGAGGTTGAGGCACTCGCGGACGAGGCAGGGATAAGACCCTACCGCATGTACGAGCACGCGCGGCGGCGGCAGTGGAGGGAGGGCTGTCCGCTCCAGTACATCGACCGTGAGGAGGTCGTCACTAAGGAGCTCATGGATCTGGCCTTCAGGGTGAACTACGAGGTGAGCAAAATCGCCCGGGCGAGGAAGGTCCGCGTGAGCGTCCGGGTGCCGAGCTTCGAGATAATGTGCTGGGACTGCGACGAGGGGACCCTCCGGGAGGTGGAGAGGGTTACCTCGATGTTTGGGGGGAAGGAAAAATGA
- a CDS encoding AIR synthase family protein, producing the protein MRLPLGKIRNDVLHDAVFPNLGVEDMKVVYGPREGFDSAVLEYDRDHYLVVATDPTLGVPGETFGFFSYHFAASDVAVFGARPRWLVVDILLPPGSEKGFLEKTMRDLNAECRKYGSAIIGGHTGVYPSVAEPTSTTTAMGLVKKDLLRLPLAKPGDRIVVTGKVGLEFAVSAAYFREDELRKLLSFREIQLLRGLYRFETAVPDALAARPFVRGMHDATEGGLTALHEIADNSGVGFTIHAEKLYLDPLVGKVLDFYGLDPWGVSSTGTVIAIVPPGNVGSLITELNKNGIIAFELGEFTADKKRILIENGEEREFPTFKSDPYVELYNKR; encoded by the coding sequence ATGAGGCTTCCGCTGGGGAAGATACGAAACGACGTCCTGCACGATGCTGTATTCCCAAACCTGGGTGTGGAGGACATGAAGGTGGTATACGGGCCCAGGGAGGGCTTTGACTCTGCGGTCCTCGAATACGACCGCGACCACTACCTCGTGGTCGCCACCGACCCAACCCTCGGCGTTCCCGGGGAAACCTTCGGATTCTTCTCGTATCACTTCGCGGCCAGCGACGTGGCGGTTTTCGGGGCGAGGCCGAGGTGGCTGGTGGTTGATATCCTCCTCCCCCCTGGAAGCGAGAAGGGTTTTCTCGAAAAGACGATGCGCGACTTGAACGCGGAGTGCCGGAAGTACGGGAGCGCGATAATCGGGGGCCACACTGGCGTTTATCCGAGCGTAGCCGAGCCCACCTCAACGACCACCGCGATGGGTCTTGTGAAGAAAGACCTGCTGAGGCTTCCACTCGCAAAGCCCGGCGACAGAATAGTCGTGACCGGCAAGGTCGGTCTTGAGTTCGCGGTCTCCGCGGCGTACTTCCGGGAGGACGAGCTCAGAAAGCTCCTCTCTTTCCGGGAAATTCAGCTCCTCAGGGGACTCTACCGCTTCGAAACCGCTGTTCCCGATGCCCTCGCGGCCAGACCCTTTGTTCGGGGCATGCACGATGCCACCGAGGGCGGTTTAACTGCCCTCCACGAGATAGCCGACAACTCCGGGGTCGGCTTCACGATTCACGCCGAGAAGCTCTACCTAGACCCCCTCGTGGGGAAGGTCCTCGACTTCTACGGCCTTGATCCGTGGGGCGTTTCGTCCACCGGCACGGTGATAGCGATAGTTCCCCCAGGGAACGTCGGTTCCTTGATTACAGAATTAAACAAAAATGGAATTATTGCATTTGAACTCGGCGAGTTCACCGCCGATAAGAAGCGCATCCTAATCGAAAACGGGGAAGAAAGGGAGTTCCCAACGTTTAAGAGCGACCCCTACGTGGAGCTGTACAACAAACGATAA
- a CDS encoding nucleotidyltransferase domain-containing protein has product MSREIIRDVILRVLRELGLGVDDIILFGSRARGDFRADSDWDVLVILSRPLERKVELEAYKKIHRELLLKGIKVDILFISEDELEKVKDDTGFVYYYALREGVKI; this is encoded by the coding sequence ATGAGCCGAGAGATTATCCGGGATGTGATTCTCAGGGTATTGCGGGAGCTTGGTCTTGGGGTAGATGATATAATCCTCTTCGGTTCCCGAGCAAGGGGCGATTTTAGGGCCGACAGTGATTGGGACGTTTTGGTGATTCTGTCCAGACCATTAGAGAGGAAGGTGGAGCTGGAGGCATACAAGAAGATACACAGGGAGCTCCTGTTAAAAGGAATCAAGGTGGATATTCTCTTTATCTCCGAGGATGAGCTCGAAAAGGTCAAGGACGATACGGGTTTTGTTTACTACTACGCTCTCAGGGAGGGTGTGAAGATTTGA
- a CDS encoding HEPN domain-containing protein produces MSYREWLEKAEKDLVLAKNSLSLDFYDYATFHAQQCAEKALKAFLVSKGKPIKRTHDVGELILLCADVDSEFLKLFDDDVDLLTAYAVEARYPTIHEPDKEEAENAIKLAELVLAFVQSKLTSP; encoded by the coding sequence TTGAGCTACAGGGAATGGCTCGAGAAGGCTGAAAAAGACCTTGTGCTGGCCAAAAACAGCCTTTCTCTCGATTTCTATGACTATGCGACGTTCCACGCTCAGCAGTGCGCCGAAAAGGCTTTAAAAGCGTTTTTGGTATCGAAGGGAAAACCTATCAAACGAACCCACGACGTTGGCGAACTCATACTCCTATGTGCCGATGTGGATTCCGAATTCTTAAAACTCTTTGATGACGATGTGGATCTTCTAACCGCCTACGCCGTGGAGGCGAGGTATCCAACCATCCATGAGCCGGATAAAGAGGAGGCAGAGAACGCAATAAAACTGGCCGAGCTCGTCCTCGCATTTGTGCAGTCCAAACTCACTTCACCCTGA
- a CDS encoding mRNA surveillance protein pelota encodes MQIIHQDVKEGKIKVKAETLDDLWHLYHIIDPGDVVYAKTLRKQSQRADSLRAEKVEVIPVFLGVKAEKINFHKFANQVRVTGPIVYASRDDVPIGKYHTIAIEEGTVVTIQKPRWKEHHIERLKEAVEASKRARVMIVVIDDGEADMAIIREYGVEILKGIRYNLGGKRYNTNRESEEKKFFHDVAKSMEEIINREGIERAIVAGPGFVKEDFYKFLRENYGELAKKVAIEDTSVTGRTGIYEVIKRGTVDKVYHENRVAKEVQLVEKVLENIARNNGLAAYGLKEVEEAVNYGAVETLLVLDELLKGEHREKIEELMDAVRYSRGEVVVVSSEHEGGDKLKALGGLAALLRFRVK; translated from the coding sequence GTGCAGATAATCCACCAGGACGTCAAGGAGGGCAAGATAAAGGTCAAGGCAGAGACGCTCGACGACCTCTGGCACCTGTACCACATCATCGACCCGGGCGATGTTGTTTACGCCAAAACCCTCAGGAAGCAGAGCCAGCGCGCCGATTCCCTCAGGGCGGAGAAGGTTGAGGTGATTCCCGTCTTTCTCGGCGTTAAGGCGGAGAAGATAAACTTCCACAAGTTCGCCAACCAGGTCCGCGTTACCGGCCCGATCGTCTACGCCAGCAGGGACGACGTCCCCATCGGTAAGTACCATACGATAGCCATCGAAGAAGGAACCGTGGTGACCATTCAGAAGCCCCGCTGGAAGGAGCACCACATCGAGCGCCTCAAGGAGGCCGTCGAGGCTTCCAAGAGGGCAAGGGTCATGATAGTCGTCATAGACGACGGCGAGGCCGACATGGCGATAATCAGGGAGTACGGCGTTGAGATACTCAAGGGGATACGCTACAACCTCGGCGGGAAGAGGTACAACACCAACCGCGAGAGCGAGGAGAAGAAGTTCTTCCACGACGTGGCGAAGAGCATGGAGGAGATAATAAACCGCGAGGGCATAGAGAGGGCGATAGTTGCCGGCCCCGGCTTCGTCAAGGAGGACTTCTACAAGTTCCTGCGCGAGAACTACGGGGAGCTGGCAAAGAAGGTTGCCATAGAGGACACGAGCGTGACCGGAAGGACTGGCATCTACGAGGTCATCAAACGCGGAACGGTCGACAAGGTCTACCACGAGAACCGCGTTGCTAAAGAGGTTCAGCTCGTCGAGAAAGTGCTTGAGAACATCGCGAGGAACAACGGCCTGGCCGCTTACGGTCTTAAAGAGGTCGAGGAGGCCGTGAACTACGGGGCTGTCGAGACGCTCCTGGTTCTCGACGAGCTCCTGAAGGGGGAGCACAGGGAGAAGATAGAGGAGCTCATGGACGCGGTTCGCTACTCCCGCGGCGAGGTGGTCGTGGTAAGCTCGGAGCACGAGGGAGGCGACAAGCTGAAGGCCCTCGGAGGCCTGGCGGCGCTGCTGAGGTTCAGGGTGAAGTGA
- the pepQ gene encoding Xaa-Pro dipeptidase PepQ: MRIDRLKKFISENELDGVLITAKENLFYFTGSSPVLGGYLVVTPDDAVFIVPELEYEEAKETSRVPVEKFKTGKELYERLSSFKLKKLGIEGRTSFSTIQTLKEKVGAADFVPVDDVVKELRIIKTPEEIEVIKAACRIADMAMMAALEEISEGKREREIAAKMEYVMKMNGAEKPAFDTIIASGWRAALPHGLASDKRIEKGDLVVIDEGALYRHYHSDMTRTIVVGSPNAKQKEIYEIVLEAQRKGVEAARPGMTAKELDTLVRDVIKEYGYGDHFIHSTGHGVGLEIHEWPRVSQFDETELKPGMVITIEPGIYLPKFGGVRIEDTILITENGAERLTKTERELI; encoded by the coding sequence ATGAGGATTGACAGGCTTAAGAAGTTCATATCCGAAAACGAGCTCGATGGGGTTCTGATTACCGCGAAAGAGAACCTCTTCTACTTCACCGGCAGCTCCCCGGTTCTCGGCGGCTACCTCGTCGTCACACCTGACGATGCCGTTTTCATTGTTCCCGAGCTCGAGTACGAGGAAGCTAAAGAAACCTCCAGAGTCCCCGTCGAGAAGTTCAAGACAGGAAAGGAGCTTTACGAGAGGCTTTCCTCCTTCAAGCTGAAGAAGCTCGGCATAGAGGGCAGAACGAGCTTCTCGACCATCCAGACGCTTAAGGAGAAGGTGGGCGCCGCGGATTTCGTCCCGGTCGATGACGTGGTGAAGGAGCTCCGCATAATCAAGACCCCCGAGGAGATTGAGGTCATAAAGGCCGCCTGCAGGATAGCGGACATGGCCATGATGGCGGCGCTTGAGGAGATAAGCGAGGGCAAGCGCGAGAGGGAGATAGCGGCGAAGATGGAGTACGTCATGAAGATGAACGGTGCCGAGAAGCCGGCCTTCGACACGATAATAGCCAGCGGCTGGCGCGCCGCCCTGCCGCACGGTCTGGCCAGCGACAAGAGGATAGAGAAGGGAGACCTGGTTGTCATTGACGAAGGAGCGCTTTACAGGCACTACCACTCGGACATGACGCGTACCATAGTCGTCGGTTCACCCAACGCGAAGCAGAAAGAGATATACGAAATCGTCCTCGAGGCCCAGAGGAAAGGCGTCGAGGCGGCCAGGCCAGGTATGACGGCCAAAGAGCTCGACACCCTCGTCAGGGACGTCATCAAAGAGTACGGCTACGGCGACCACTTCATACACTCAACCGGCCACGGCGTCGGCCTCGAGATACACGAGTGGCCTCGCGTGAGCCAGTTCGATGAGACGGAACTCAAACCGGGAATGGTCATAACCATCGAGCCCGGAATATACCTGCCCAAGTTCGGCGGCGTCCGCATCGAGGACACCATCCTCATCACGGAGAACGGCGCCGAGAGGCTCACCAAGACCGAGAGGGAGCTGATTTAG
- a CDS encoding HAD family hydrolase yields the protein MAVYLFDFDGTLVDSTGAVEKALRIAIEKTVPAVIESDLYEDYYKALALFIKGKLTYQYLGVIHELVAQGTIHEYYKLMPRYIKDFPHSRNVIRTLRKRGRYVISFSGEHTYPGGKVIFMKKTNWYDEFDEVITFRGTKDMLKKFENLRELYPDEPFVWVDDSPSRFTYILDENTLLVQKASPYKSDVALLFERQNFLKIKSLREILEIDNGLSAFVGGDKT from the coding sequence ATGGCGGTTTATCTATTTGACTTCGACGGGACCCTCGTGGACAGCACGGGCGCGGTTGAGAAGGCCCTCCGCATAGCCATCGAAAAGACAGTCCCCGCGGTCATTGAGAGCGACCTGTACGAGGACTACTACAAGGCCCTCGCCCTTTTCATCAAGGGGAAGCTGACCTACCAGTACCTCGGTGTTATACACGAGCTGGTGGCACAGGGGACCATACACGAGTACTACAAGCTCATGCCCAGATACATCAAGGACTTCCCCCACTCCCGGAACGTCATCCGAACGCTGAGAAAGCGCGGGCGCTACGTCATCAGCTTCTCCGGCGAGCACACCTACCCCGGCGGAAAGGTCATCTTCATGAAGAAGACGAACTGGTACGACGAGTTCGATGAGGTAATAACCTTCAGGGGCACCAAGGACATGCTGAAGAAGTTCGAGAACCTGAGGGAGCTTTACCCTGACGAGCCCTTCGTCTGGGTGGACGACAGCCCGAGCAGGTTCACTTACATACTGGATGAGAACACGCTTCTCGTTCAGAAGGCTTCCCCATACAAGAGCGACGTTGCACTGCTCTTCGAGAGGCAGAACTTCCTCAAGATCAAGTCCCTCCGGGAAATCCTGGAGATAGACAATGGGCTCTCAGCCTTCGTCGGAGGGGATAAAACTTAA
- a CDS encoding 50S ribosomal protein L35ae, translated as MARGKALVLAYAGTKEHQDNHHMILKPLGIDDRNAASRLIGRKVVWRTPTGRKMFGKILKPHGNRGEVKAYFKPGLPGQAVGDYVEIL; from the coding sequence ATGGCCAGGGGAAAGGCTCTCGTCCTTGCCTACGCCGGGACCAAGGAGCACCAGGACAACCACCACATGATTCTGAAGCCCCTCGGCATCGACGACAGGAACGCGGCTTCAAGGCTCATAGGCAGGAAGGTCGTCTGGAGGACGCCGACCGGCAGGAAGATGTTTGGCAAGATTCTCAAACCACACGGCAACAGGGGCGAGGTCAAGGCCTACTTCAAGCCAGGCCTGCCGGGACAGGCGGTCGGTGACTACGTCGAAATCCTTTGA
- a CDS encoding tRNA (guanine(10)-N(2))-dimethyltransferase: MEFVEVREGLARILVPKAERIYDAPVFYNPVMALNRDISVLAVGVLKPRTVLDALSATGIRGIRYALETPVEEVWLNDISEDAFNLILENVRLNLGVNGERIGEKRFSFEGEKKVIANLDDANRLMAEKFRYFDFLDLDPFGSPVEFLDTALRSVRRKGILAVTATDTGVLCGAYRHACRRKYLAEPIRGELCHEAGLRILIGTVVRYAAKYDLGVEVLLAYYRDHYFRAFLRLKSGARKADGSIERLGYLWQDENGRFGYENSFLPKRPGAYGPLWLGPLKSQEFVDEVLKLAWEHPLAHKKTLPFLELLSGELDIPFHYDTHALARRNNLQVGKLADIIEALHGKGYSATRTHFSPMAIKTDAPFEEVLEALRSLR; encoded by the coding sequence ATGGAGTTCGTTGAGGTGCGCGAGGGTCTTGCAAGAATCCTTGTACCGAAGGCGGAGAGAATATACGACGCCCCCGTCTTCTACAACCCGGTAATGGCATTAAACCGGGATATAAGCGTCCTGGCCGTTGGAGTGCTCAAACCGAGGACCGTTCTCGATGCACTCTCTGCAACAGGAATCCGGGGCATCCGCTACGCCCTCGAAACCCCCGTCGAGGAGGTCTGGCTCAACGACATAAGCGAAGATGCCTTCAACCTGATCCTGGAAAACGTCCGGCTGAACCTCGGCGTCAATGGGGAGAGGATAGGCGAGAAGAGGTTCTCATTCGAGGGAGAGAAGAAGGTTATAGCCAACCTCGACGACGCCAACAGACTCATGGCCGAGAAGTTCCGGTACTTTGACTTCCTCGACCTCGACCCCTTCGGCTCGCCGGTTGAGTTCCTCGATACGGCACTGAGGAGCGTCAGGAGAAAGGGAATTTTAGCGGTCACCGCCACCGACACCGGTGTCCTATGCGGCGCCTACCGGCACGCCTGCCGCAGGAAATACCTGGCGGAGCCGATAAGGGGCGAGCTCTGCCACGAGGCGGGTTTGAGGATTCTCATCGGAACCGTTGTCAGGTACGCGGCCAAATACGACCTCGGCGTCGAGGTTCTCCTGGCGTACTACCGCGACCACTACTTTAGGGCCTTTCTGAGGCTCAAGAGCGGCGCGAGGAAGGCCGACGGGAGCATTGAACGGCTCGGCTACCTGTGGCAGGATGAAAACGGCAGATTCGGGTACGAGAACTCCTTCCTGCCCAAAAGACCCGGCGCATACGGCCCCCTCTGGCTAGGTCCGCTGAAGAGCCAGGAGTTCGTTGACGAGGTGCTGAAGCTGGCCTGGGAGCACCCCCTCGCCCACAAGAAGACGCTGCCCTTCTTAGAACTCCTCAGCGGGGAGCTGGACATCCCGTTCCACTACGACACCCACGCTCTGGCCAGAAGAAACAACCTCCAGGTCGGGAAGCTCGCGGATATTATCGAGGCCCTCCACGGGAAAGGTTACTCTGCAACGAGAACACATTTCTCCCCAATGGCCATTAAGACGGACGCGCCCTTCGAGGAGGTGCTGGAGGCGCTGAGGAGCCTCCGATGA
- a CDS encoding VIT1/CCC1 transporter family protein — protein MDEMLELARGFYKDEYADSVLYAQLAKIEKDEEIRKEFLRLSNIESKHAKFWHDFIKRHGGEVPKPSVRRLTIFSVKLLRRLLGPGSVASLLEMGENSAIQKYFKYLTTYADRFSEDELGEIKDVILDELEHEKFFYESKERFHVENTRDLVLGMNDGLVEILGAVTGLSAVYPSSPQLVGISGLIVGVAGALSMAIGTFVSVRSQRQIKESIRDRMEVLFRVSPERAAEELVEKFVEGGMPEEVARDVARELADNSDAIMQLLLPEAEENEIRAALYTGFAYLLGVAFPVTPYFLASSSLTALPFSILLAGSALAIVATMISLLSGISIRKKVAEMVATGLGAAFLSYLFGRLMEVLFNVSAL, from the coding sequence ATGGACGAGATGCTGGAGCTGGCGAGGGGCTTCTACAAGGACGAGTACGCCGACTCGGTTCTCTACGCCCAGCTCGCAAAGATTGAAAAAGACGAGGAGATAAGGAAGGAATTTCTGCGGCTCTCGAATATAGAGTCAAAACACGCCAAGTTCTGGCACGACTTCATAAAGCGGCATGGGGGAGAGGTTCCAAAGCCTTCGGTTAGGAGGCTCACGATATTCAGCGTCAAGCTCCTCAGGAGACTCCTTGGACCGGGCTCGGTCGCTTCACTCCTTGAGATGGGCGAGAACAGTGCGATACAAAAGTACTTCAAATACCTCACGACCTACGCGGACAGGTTCAGCGAGGACGAGCTGGGGGAGATAAAGGACGTCATACTGGACGAGCTTGAGCACGAGAAGTTCTTCTACGAGAGCAAGGAGCGCTTCCACGTCGAGAACACCCGCGACCTCGTTCTGGGCATGAACGACGGGCTGGTTGAAATCCTCGGTGCCGTCACGGGTCTCTCCGCGGTGTACCCGAGCAGCCCGCAGCTTGTTGGAATAAGCGGCCTCATAGTCGGCGTAGCCGGTGCGCTCTCGATGGCCATAGGCACCTTCGTCTCGGTCCGCTCCCAGAGGCAGATTAAGGAATCCATCCGCGACAGGATGGAGGTCCTCTTCAGAGTTTCGCCGGAAAGGGCGGCCGAAGAGCTCGTGGAGAAGTTCGTCGAGGGAGGAATGCCCGAGGAGGTCGCAAGGGACGTGGCAAGGGAGCTCGCCGACAACAGCGATGCGATAATGCAGCTCCTCCTTCCGGAGGCGGAGGAGAACGAGATAAGGGCGGCTCTCTACACGGGTTTCGCTTACCTCCTGGGTGTTGCCTTCCCTGTCACGCCGTACTTCCTCGCGTCCAGCTCGCTGACGGCCCTTCCCTTCTCGATACTGCTGGCTGGCTCTGCCCTGGCGATAGTGGCGACCATGATATCGCTCCTCTCCGGAATCTCGATCAGAAAGAAGGTCGCCGAGATGGTGGCGACCGGCCTGGGTGCGGCATTCCTGAGCTATCTCTTCGGCCGGCTCATGGAGGTTCTCTTCAACGTCTCGGCGCTTTGA
- a CDS encoding MATE family efflux transporter, with protein MLRFNENQRRLWKLAWPAIMGNISQTLLNLVDMMMVGQLGALALAAVGLGGQVSWFMMPIMAAVATGTLALVARFVGAKDEESAVLALEQSLYLAFLLGIPVMLFGWVFGDDILRIMGAKPDVVALGYRYIKVLFAFYPIRFAGFTAFSALRGAGDTKTPMKLGILMNVVNAVLDYLLIFGKLGFPELGPVGAAWASGIGITTSFLIGLYLLWSGRLVLRFRPSWSFHPDMAGRILRIGIPTMVERGIFSFYNFIYMSIVTRFGTVALASHQVGLRVESIAYMPAFGFNVATSALVGQSLGEGKPEKAERTVYEALKMVGAFMAVMAFILIVFPRYLVMPFISPSDPNYGEVMRLASIYLIIVGISEIPLGWLFVLGGALRGAGDTKTPMYITAVSKLLFRIVPAYILGFGFTIGPIHFEGLGVIAAWIAMSLETFTTAALFWWAFKRGKWKYVKV; from the coding sequence ATGTTGCGCTTCAACGAGAACCAGCGCCGTCTCTGGAAGCTGGCGTGGCCGGCGATAATGGGCAACATCTCCCAGACGCTTCTCAACCTAGTGGACATGATGATGGTCGGTCAGCTGGGTGCTTTAGCTCTGGCCGCCGTCGGCCTCGGTGGTCAGGTGAGCTGGTTCATGATGCCCATCATGGCGGCGGTCGCAACTGGAACCCTCGCGCTGGTGGCGAGGTTCGTTGGGGCGAAGGACGAGGAGAGCGCCGTTCTTGCACTGGAGCAGAGCCTCTATCTGGCGTTTCTCCTGGGAATCCCCGTCATGCTCTTCGGGTGGGTCTTCGGCGACGATATCCTGAGGATAATGGGGGCAAAACCCGACGTCGTTGCCCTGGGCTACAGGTACATTAAGGTGCTCTTCGCTTTCTATCCGATTCGATTCGCAGGCTTTACAGCCTTCTCGGCCCTCAGAGGCGCCGGGGACACGAAGACACCCATGAAGCTCGGCATCCTTATGAACGTGGTAAACGCGGTTCTCGATTACCTCCTCATATTCGGAAAGCTAGGTTTTCCCGAGCTTGGTCCCGTGGGTGCCGCATGGGCGTCGGGCATAGGAATCACCACCTCGTTCCTCATCGGACTCTATCTCCTCTGGAGCGGGAGGCTCGTGCTGAGGTTCCGGCCGAGCTGGAGCTTCCACCCGGACATGGCGGGAAGGATACTCCGTATAGGAATCCCCACCATGGTCGAGCGCGGGATATTCAGCTTTTACAACTTCATATACATGAGCATAGTCACGCGCTTTGGGACCGTGGCCCTTGCCTCCCATCAGGTTGGCCTCCGCGTGGAGAGCATAGCCTACATGCCTGCCTTCGGCTTTAACGTCGCCACATCCGCCCTCGTGGGCCAGAGCCTCGGTGAGGGAAAACCCGAGAAGGCCGAGAGGACCGTCTACGAGGCCCTCAAGATGGTCGGCGCGTTTATGGCGGTGATGGCATTCATCCTTATCGTCTTCCCGCGCTACCTCGTCATGCCCTTCATAAGCCCGAGCGACCCGAACTACGGTGAGGTCATGAGGCTGGCGAGCATATACCTCATAATAGTCGGAATAAGCGAGATCCCCCTCGGCTGGCTCTTCGTTCTCGGCGGTGCACTTAGGGGGGCGGGAGACACCAAGACGCCGATGTACATCACCGCCGTCAGCAAGCTCCTCTTCCGCATAGTGCCCGCGTACATCCTTGGATTCGGCTTTACAATCGGTCCAATACACTTTGAGGGACTGGGCGTCATAGCCGCGTGGATAGCGATGAGCCTCGAAACGTTCACAACCGCGGCCCTCTTCTGGTGGGCGTTCAAGAGGGGGAAGTGGAAATACGTGAAGGTGTAA
- a CDS encoding 50S ribosomal protein L37e translates to MGAGTEPKGRRNHTPTHIRCRRCGRRAFNVQKGYCAACGFGRSRRMRKYSWSHKWKKKRNLAY, encoded by the coding sequence ATGGGAGCGGGAACCGAACCAAAGGGCAGGAGGAACCACACTCCAACTCACATCAGATGCAGGCGCTGCGGAAGGCGCGCCTTCAACGTCCAGAAGGGCTACTGCGCCGCTTGCGGCTTCGGCAGGAGCAGGCGCATGAGGAAGTACAGCTGGTCCCACAAGTGGAAGAAGAAGAGGAACCTCGCCTACTGA
- a CDS encoding LSm family protein, with protein MAERPLDVIHKSLDKDVLVLLKRGSEFRGRLIGYDIHLNVVLADAALIQEGEEVKRYGKIVIRGDNVLAISPVELE; from the coding sequence ATGGCGGAAAGACCACTCGACGTTATCCACAAGTCCCTCGACAAGGATGTCCTCGTGCTCCTCAAGAGGGGTTCGGAGTTCAGGGGCAGGCTCATCGGTTACGACATCCACCTGAACGTCGTCCTTGCGGACGCCGCCCTCATCCAGGAGGGTGAGGAAGTTAAGAGGTACGGTAAAATCGTCATCAGGGGAGACAACGTTCTCGCCATCTCCCCGGTTGAGCTTGAGTGA